DNA from Kryptolebias marmoratus isolate JLee-2015 linkage group LG15, ASM164957v2, whole genome shotgun sequence:
CTGGCTCCTCTTCATCCCCGAGTCTCTGCACCGGGAATGCAGCTTGGGATGTCATTACAGATTTCCATTTGTCCAGGTCTATTGCTTCTGTTTCCTTGGATTTTTCTCCTTCATCTTTGATGACATCACTTTCCACAGAGTTTCTTGTACAAAGGTGGTAAACTGGGATGGATGGTCTGTAAAGTCTGTTGAGTGACAGACATGACGTAATGTCCTTCTGGGATGTGCTTTTCAGGAGGAAATTACAGCACCTGGATGTGAAGATCCGTAGCATTGTAAATAAAAGAGTTAAAACCTTCAAGAGAAGTCACTTTGTTTGAAAAAGAACGGAAGTCGAACTAGTGGCGTCACCACGTGGTTCTTCCGgtgctccttttttctttaaattgtctCAAATGACATCTGGAATTTGTTGCGCGTCTGAAAAAGCGCACAGGTTGTGTCCACACGCGTCTCCGTTCACGCTTCCTCCTAAACATTGGCAGAAGGTCACGTTGTTACTCGGTGTTACACTTAAATGTGTCGGATTGAAACGTTACAACAAAATAcgtgacaaaacagaaacttttagaaacaaaaacgtAAGCATTATTTATCGATTATGCTATAGTATCGATTATGTTAATGAAACTCGGAGTAGCTTTTACCATCGGTATAAAAATATCGGACGTTGATGAATTTTATTGACGTCGTTTCTAGGGAAACGCTTTAAAGCGTTGCACAAAACAAGTGACGTCATTTCCGTTTGTCGCTCCAACCGGCGTAGCTAACGCGTTAGCCTctaaaaatgagtttgtttttgcctAAACTGACTTGCAAAAAAGACATAGATGAAGTTATCAAAGGCGTGGCGgagaaagttgtagttttgcGTTTCGGGAGAGACGAAGACTCGGTTTGTCTGCAATTAGATGAGATTGTAAGtagtttttttaacagcttGTCCAGACTTTGTCCCggtttttctgttgctttaatagctatttttttccttcttcgtCTTCATTTAGTTGTCAAAAACTGCCCACGACTTGAGTAACATGGCGTCCATCTACATAGTTGATGTCCACAAAGCTCCTATTTACACGAGATACTTCGACATCAGCTACATCCCCTCTACAGTTTTCTTCTTCAACGGGCAGCACATGAAAGTAGATTATGGGTAAGTGAGGGATTACTAACAAATCAAAATTATTCAGAACAAGGAGAAACCCATCTGTGTTAACTGATTAATATTATAGTTAAACAGGGGATTTTAACCAGCTGTCTTAAAAGCCTTAAAAGTGGTGTATGGGGTCATGTTTTAGCTATCCGGGCTCTCTGAGTGCCAGATATgattccacacacacacacacacacacacacacacacacacacacacacacacacgcgtaaACAGTGACTTCCAAAGATGCCGGCTGTTAACTGCTCTTTCTCTCTTCAGCTCCCCGGATCACACCAAGTTCGTCGGCAGCTTCAAAACCAAGCAGGATTTCATTGACCTGATTGAGGTGATCTACAGAGGAGCCATGAGGGGGAAAATGATCGTCCAGAGCCCCATAGACCCTCAAAATATTCCAAAATATGATCTCCTCTACCACGGGATTTAAAGTCAACATAGTCACCTGTATGGACTCGATGTGACAAAGAGTTTCTCCAACTGATGGATTCAGAAGATTCAGCTGAAGTTTAGCAACTAAGAAGTTGCCTGAAGATGTTTtgatattatttttagttttttattaatattattaatgacAGACATTGccaacaatttttttaaaattttcccaTGGAAAACAGCTGCAGATTGGTAAAGAATTTGAACATATTtaccaaatttaaaaactgtgtcGTTACAATAAACCAGAAAgacttttccctttttcttcctGAAGCTTCTTTATTGTTCAGTGTCCTTGAAAAgattttgagtttatttatttatttattttttgcagatgatCTTTTCTTGAAGTGTGTGTTTATACTCCCTGTGCCAGCTTTGGTGTCCTCCAAGTCGTTTGTAGAAATCAACATGAGATGTAGTCTTTTTCATTTAGTCAAACTACAAGGATGTAATGCAAAGGTAAATCCTACTACCAAAGCCTCTTGTTTTACTggcacagttaaaaaaatgacaacagggGCATTTCAGTTTACGTTACTGGAACTACCAAAGATATCATGAATAAATAGCAGCAGACCAACAAAGTATGAAAAGCAACAATTAGAGGAACATCCAGACTTACTatgaacaggtttttttttcctgcaaataATTAAGTTACAGGTAAtcattgtgtttaataaaaacaaagaatgattGGTAGCTTAACTTGTGTGAGCTCAAACTTGTTgctattttctgtgaaattaacttgttctgttcatgttttattgcttATAGGTTCAATCCGGCCTTCTTTGTGATTGTAAGcagacaaaatattaaaaaataatccgAAAAGAATAACCACAGACCCAAATCACATCAGCGAGAAGAGTTTCCACAAACTAAAACGAATCTCCGGAGCGTTTCTGAGTCAAAAATGCATCTTATTGTGAAAAATcccccaaacaggaagtgactctTCTTGTAGCGGAAGTTAGCATCTCAGTCATGGCAGCGACCTTTCACGGATCGTGGCATTTATAATCAGTATTTATtcacttattatttttaaatgcccGTATGCGGGGCACACAAAGTGACATTTAGGTATTTATAGAatttatgttagttttagcaAAATGATTTCCCTTTTTAAGGCTGTAGCCTGCAGAGCTCACGGTCACCAGCAAGGTAAATAGCAAATGCTAACGCTAAATGCTAATGCTACATGTACATGACACGGAGAgagttaaaagcaaaactatATTTTGTCTGCTAATTCCAAGGCTATTTTAACTATGTTGTATCTAGATACAaatagtaaacaaacaaaaaacttagtTTGTTGTGTTAAAGCTTATTTCTCTGACACAAAACTACTCAAAGTGTTCAGCCTGTaagtttgataaataaatatgaacaaagtaaataacaaaacatgaagCATGATTAAAAATTGTAATTGCACAttatgagctaagatagtctCCACTTTAGGACTAGAAACAGGTTTTCAGCTTTggtttttaacatttggagcAGTATTTGTGACAGTATGGAACAGTTTTTGGTGAGTTTAGGatctctttaaatgtttgttttctccacagTTCCTTTTCAGAGCTGCTTGAAGATCCTCGCTGCTGGGATGAAGTCGTTCACAGTTCCACCGGACTACAGTGGTAACCAATCAGTTTATTTGTGACTAC
Protein-coding regions in this window:
- the txnl4b gene encoding thioredoxin-like protein 4B, translated to MSLFLPKLTCKKDIDEVIKGVAEKVVVLRFGRDEDSVCLQLDEILSKTAHDLSNMASIYIVDVHKAPIYTRYFDISYIPSTVFFFNGQHMKVDYGSPDHTKFVGSFKTKQDFIDLIEVIYRGAMRGKMIVQSPIDPQNIPKYDLLYHGI